The Saprospiraceae bacterium genome includes a window with the following:
- a CDS encoding citrate (Si)-synthase: protein MDALKQKFFEKASVLKSDIKNILKDHGNKKVDEVTIDQLIGGMRSVKSMIWDTSSLDPEEGIRFRGYNIPQLRELLPRIPNGKEPLPEGLFWLMMVGEIPTSEEVSWLSAEWSKRSTVSESVFDTLRSLPIDTHPMTQFSIAVLAMQSDSVFARRYEEGMSKNDYWDVMYEDSMNLIARLPRVAAFIYRRSFCNDVHIEPDPEMDWGGNFARMLGFENKDFMALMRLYLTIHADHEGGNASAHTMHLVGSTLSDVYYSFSGSMNALAGPLHGLANQEVIKWIFEMVEELGTNSPSKDQIRTYINNTLASGKVVPGYGHAVLRQPDPRFIAQKRFAEENCKDDPTVQIVWDLFEIVPEVLGALGKVKNPWPNVDAHSGALLVHYGLKEYNYYTVLFGVSRALGVCAGLCWDRALGLPLERPKSITTDWLKSFIANN from the coding sequence ATGGATGCATTAAAGCAAAAATTTTTCGAAAAAGCTTCAGTACTTAAATCTGATATAAAGAACATTCTTAAAGACCACGGAAACAAGAAAGTCGATGAAGTTACTATTGATCAGTTGATCGGTGGTATGAGGAGTGTTAAAAGTATGATTTGGGATACATCTTCTTTGGACCCTGAAGAGGGAATCAGATTCAGAGGATACAATATTCCGCAACTCAGGGAATTATTACCCAGAATACCCAACGGGAAGGAACCACTCCCAGAAGGATTGTTTTGGCTGATGATGGTAGGTGAAATACCAACAAGTGAAGAAGTCTCCTGGCTTTCTGCCGAATGGTCAAAAAGAAGTACAGTTTCAGAATCTGTTTTTGATACTTTAAGATCGCTCCCTATTGATACCCATCCCATGACGCAATTTAGTATTGCGGTACTTGCCATGCAATCTGACAGTGTGTTTGCACGCAGATATGAAGAAGGTATGAGTAAAAATGACTATTGGGATGTGATGTATGAAGATTCCATGAATCTGATTGCCAGGTTACCAAGAGTGGCTGCATTTATTTACAGAAGGTCTTTTTGTAATGATGTACACATTGAACCGGATCCTGAAATGGATTGGGGCGGTAATTTTGCCCGAATGCTGGGGTTTGAGAATAAAGACTTTATGGCTCTGATGAGACTCTACCTTACGATACATGCAGATCATGAAGGTGGGAATGCATCAGCACATACAATGCATCTGGTGGGATCTACTTTGAGTGATGTATATTATTCATTCAGCGGATCGATGAATGCACTTGCAGGCCCACTGCATGGATTAGCCAATCAGGAGGTAATAAAATGGATATTTGAAATGGTTGAAGAATTGGGGACCAATAGTCCTTCTAAAGATCAGATCAGAACATATATCAATAATACGCTTGCTTCCGGAAAAGTTGTGCCTGGATACGGACATGCCGTACTAAGACAGCCGGATCCAAGATTTATCGCCCAAAAAAGATTTGCAGAAGAAAATTGCAAAGATGATCCTACGGTTCAGATAGTTTGGGATCTTTTTGAGATAGTACCTGAAGTGTTAGGCGCACTCGGTAAAGTTAAAAATCCATGGCCAAATGTTGATGCTCACTCCGGTGCATTGCTCGTACATTATGGATTGAAAGAATATAATTATTATACGGTTCTTTTTGGTGTATCACGAGCCTTAGGGGTATGTGCCGGACTTTGTTGGGACAGGGCCTTAGGATTACCGTTGGAAAGACCAAAATCTATCACAACTGACTGGCTTAAATCTTTTATTGCTAACAACTAA
- the gcvH gene encoding glycine cleavage system protein GcvH, producing MNFPDNLKYTKEHEWIRIEGETAYIGITDFAQSELGELVYIEVDTVGETVAKDEVFGTIEAVKTTSDLFMPVTGEILELNEELSESGGDNPGIINEDPYGKGWIVKIKISDASELDGLLDADTYAKLVG from the coding sequence ATGAATTTCCCGGATAATTTAAAATATACCAAAGAACATGAGTGGATTCGCATTGAAGGTGAAACAGCATACATAGGTATCACAGATTTTGCCCAAAGCGAATTAGGTGAGTTGGTTTACATCGAAGTGGACACAGTTGGTGAAACCGTCGCAAAAGATGAGGTCTTTGGAACCATAGAAGCCGTAAAGACTACTTCTGATCTTTTTATGCCCGTCACAGGAGAAATTCTCGAATTGAATGAAGAATTGTCAGAATCAGGTGGTGATAATCCGGGAATCATTAATGAAGACCCTTACGGAAAAGGCTGGATAGTTAAGATTAAGATTTCTGATGCATCTGAATTGGATGGATTGCTGGATGCGGATACATACGCAAAACTGGTCGGATAG
- the murA gene encoding UDP-N-acetylglucosamine 1-carboxyvinyltransferase → MSNQAFKVQGNATLSGEIIPQGAKNEALQIISAVLLTDKVVRIKNMPDILDIRKQIELLKGLGVKVHKTGPNEYTFQADELDSEQFASAEYQENAKKIRGSVMLLGPLLARFKKAYLPKPGGDKIGRRRLDTHFLGFQKLGATFQFDADNDQYYIAAEKLKGTFVWMDEISVTGTANVLMAAVLAEGITQIYNAACEPYIQQLCKLLNNMGAKISGVGSNLLTIHGVETLGGTEHTILPDMIEVGSFIGLAAMTQSSLTIKDVSVNNLGIIPDTFRKLGIQIDVINDDLFIPAQEVYEIQNFMDGSIMTIYDAPWPGFTPDLLSIILVVATQARGSILIHQKMFESRLFFVDKLIDMGAQIILCDPHRATVIGLERKARLKGIQMSSPDIRAGVSLLIAALSAKSDSTIFNINQIDRGYQNIDGRLNALGAKIERVDE, encoded by the coding sequence ATGTCCAATCAAGCATTTAAAGTTCAGGGTAATGCTACCCTATCAGGTGAAATTATTCCACAGGGAGCAAAAAATGAAGCATTACAAATCATCAGTGCAGTCCTGCTCACGGATAAAGTAGTAAGGATAAAAAACATGCCGGATATATTGGATATCCGAAAACAAATCGAATTATTAAAAGGTCTGGGTGTCAAAGTCCACAAAACGGGCCCGAATGAATATACTTTCCAGGCAGATGAATTAGATTCTGAACAATTTGCGTCAGCAGAATATCAGGAAAATGCTAAAAAAATCAGAGGGTCTGTTATGCTTCTTGGACCGTTACTCGCAAGATTTAAAAAAGCATATTTACCTAAACCGGGTGGCGATAAAATAGGACGAAGAAGGCTGGATACACACTTTCTGGGCTTTCAGAAGTTAGGAGCAACTTTTCAGTTTGATGCTGACAATGACCAATATTATATCGCTGCCGAAAAACTGAAGGGAACGTTTGTTTGGATGGATGAAATATCGGTAACCGGCACCGCCAATGTACTGATGGCTGCAGTTCTGGCAGAAGGGATAACTCAGATTTATAATGCTGCCTGCGAACCCTATATACAGCAATTGTGTAAGCTGCTCAACAATATGGGGGCAAAAATATCTGGTGTTGGTTCAAATTTACTTACCATTCATGGTGTCGAAACATTGGGTGGTACAGAACATACGATTCTTCCGGATATGATTGAAGTAGGTAGTTTTATTGGTCTTGCAGCCATGACGCAGTCTTCATTAACGATTAAAGATGTTTCTGTTAATAATCTGGGAATCATTCCCGATACATTCAGAAAACTCGGGATTCAGATTGATGTTATCAATGATGATCTTTTTATACCTGCGCAGGAAGTTTATGAAATTCAGAATTTTATGGATGGATCCATAATGACGATATATGATGCACCGTGGCCGGGCTTTACACCTGATCTATTGAGTATTATTCTTGTGGTAGCAACACAGGCGAGAGGTAGTATCCTGATTCATCAGAAAATGTTTGAAAGCCGGCTGTTTTTTGTAGATAAACTAATAGATATGGGAGCTCAGATCATACTCTGCGATCCACACAGAGCGACCGTCATCGGACTCGAAAGAAAAGCAAGATTGAAAGGAATTCAGATGAGTTCTCCGGATATCAGAGCAGGAGTGTCACTCCTAATAGCCGCTCTTTCTGCCAAAAGCGACAGTACTATATTCAATATCAATCAGATAGATCGTGGTTATCAGAATATAGATGGCCGATTAAATGCACTGGGAGCAAAAATCGAGAGAGTGGATGAATAA
- a CDS encoding DUF4290 domain-containing protein → MSKPILSLEYNSTRETLLYSEYGRNVQKLISHAKTIQDRQERQLFVEAIIEMIYQMNPISKNVNEYRLKLWRHVFKMANYDLDVTTPNGEIPTEEDNKLKPETVRYPQNEFNWRHYGHNIRLMIDKALKMEEGPIKKGFVETILAYMKLSYRTWNKEHFVSDDIIISDLGVMSGHKLKIEDDHTIEVTAKSNAPGVSSNPNYKGQQTNTRNKPKSFGGNPNQRNTPNSNRPRPNNNPPNRSPRK, encoded by the coding sequence ATGAGTAAGCCCATTTTAAGTCTTGAATATAATTCCACCCGAGAAACGCTTCTATATTCAGAATATGGCAGAAATGTACAAAAACTGATCAGCCATGCAAAAACGATTCAGGATCGGCAGGAACGACAGTTGTTTGTTGAAGCAATCATAGAGATGATATATCAGATGAACCCGATCAGTAAAAATGTCAATGAATACAGACTTAAACTTTGGCGTCATGTCTTTAAAATGGCAAATTATGACCTGGATGTGACAACACCAAACGGTGAAATTCCTACTGAAGAAGATAATAAATTAAAACCGGAGACAGTCAGGTACCCACAAAATGAATTCAACTGGAGACATTACGGTCACAATATAAGACTGATGATTGATAAAGCACTCAAAATGGAAGAGGGTCCCATTAAAAAGGGATTTGTTGAAACCATTCTTGCCTATATGAAGCTTTCTTACCGAACCTGGAATAAAGAACATTTTGTCAGTGATGATATTATTATTTCTGACCTTGGAGTCATGTCGGGACATAAACTGAAAATTGAAGACGATCACACCATTGAAGTCACAGCAAAATCAAATGCTCCCGGTGTTTCTTCCAATCCTAATTACAAAGGACAACAAACAAATACCAGAAACAAACCTAAGTCTTTCGGAGGAAATCCTAATCAAAGAAATACCCCAAACAGTAACCGCCCAAGACCTAACAATAATCCACCAAACAGAAGTCCCAGAAAATAG
- the glmS gene encoding glutamine--fructose-6-phosphate transaminase (isomerizing) produces the protein MCGIVAYIGDKQAYPIILEGLKRLEYRGYDSAGISVLNGEIHTIKKKGKVSKLEEAAFDNVLKGTVGIGHTRWATHGKPDDINAHPHLSGNKKIALIHNGIIENYATLKKALTELGHQFESETDTEVLVHLIEEYQKRDHLTIEEAVRKALQKAVGAYAIVVLDKDNPDLIIGARKSSPLVMGIGNGEYFLASDASPIIKYTNKVIYLNDEEIVTIHKNGEYEIKNLKNEIQTHTVQELDFKLEELEKDGFDHYMLKEIYQQPTTIRESMRGRINAEEGWVVVGGMQQYINRIVNAKRIIFAACGTSWHSALVAEYLIEELARIPVEVEYASELRYRNPIISEDDVVIALSQSGETADTLAALELAKDKGALIYGIVNVVGSSIARVTHCGSYIHAGPEIGVASTKAFTSQLTVLTLMALNLGHRRGTISEDYFRQLLFALEDIPNKVEKVLLQNDKIKYIAEEIKNVTNALYLGRGYNFPVALEGALKLKEISYIHAEGYPAAEMKHGPIALIDENMPVIIIATNQSAYDKVISNIQEVKARKAIVISIITENDVKIREMSDYFIEIPETEEPLSPLLSVIPLQLLAYHIAVLRSCDVDQPRNLAKSVTVE, from the coding sequence ATGTGTGGCATTGTAGCATATATTGGTGACAAACAAGCTTACCCGATCATATTGGAAGGCTTGAAAAGATTGGAATACAGAGGATATGATAGTGCAGGTATCTCCGTTCTGAACGGTGAAATTCATACAATCAAAAAGAAAGGAAAAGTATCCAAGCTGGAAGAGGCAGCTTTTGACAATGTATTGAAAGGAACTGTCGGAATAGGTCACACAAGGTGGGCTACACATGGTAAACCGGACGACATAAATGCTCACCCACATCTTTCAGGAAATAAAAAGATCGCATTGATCCACAATGGAATCATTGAAAACTATGCAACACTTAAAAAAGCACTTACTGAGCTCGGTCATCAATTTGAAAGTGAAACGGACACAGAAGTTTTAGTTCATCTGATTGAAGAATACCAAAAAAGAGATCATCTCACCATAGAAGAAGCAGTTCGTAAAGCATTGCAAAAAGCTGTAGGAGCTTACGCAATTGTTGTACTTGACAAAGACAATCCTGATCTTATCATAGGTGCCAGAAAGTCAAGCCCACTGGTCATGGGTATCGGTAACGGAGAATATTTTCTGGCTTCAGATGCATCCCCGATAATCAAATACACTAATAAAGTGATTTATCTGAATGATGAAGAAATTGTCACCATTCATAAAAACGGCGAATACGAAATTAAAAATCTGAAAAACGAAATTCAGACACATACCGTTCAAGAACTCGATTTCAAACTTGAAGAGCTTGAAAAAGATGGATTTGACCATTACATGTTGAAAGAAATTTATCAGCAGCCCACCACGATCAGAGAAAGCATGCGGGGTAGAATAAATGCAGAAGAAGGCTGGGTAGTTGTAGGTGGAATGCAACAGTACATCAATAGAATCGTAAATGCCAAAAGAATTATTTTTGCTGCATGTGGTACTTCCTGGCATTCTGCTTTAGTCGCGGAATATTTGATTGAAGAGTTGGCAAGAATACCGGTCGAAGTAGAATATGCTTCAGAACTGAGGTATCGAAATCCTATTATAAGTGAGGACGATGTTGTCATTGCATTATCACAATCAGGTGAAACAGCCGATACTTTAGCAGCTTTGGAACTTGCAAAAGACAAAGGAGCATTAATATATGGAATTGTAAATGTTGTAGGTTCATCCATAGCCAGAGTTACACATTGCGGATCTTACATACATGCCGGTCCGGAAATCGGGGTAGCCAGCACAAAAGCATTTACAAGTCAACTGACAGTATTGACATTGATGGCACTGAATCTGGGTCATCGCAGGGGGACGATTTCTGAAGATTATTTCCGACAGTTATTATTTGCTTTGGAAGACATTCCCAATAAAGTAGAAAAGGTTTTGCTTCAAAATGATAAGATAAAGTATATCGCTGAAGAAATCAAAAATGTAACGAATGCCCTTTATCTGGGAAGAGGTTATAATTTTCCGGTGGCATTGGAAGGAGCACTGAAGTTGAAGGAAATTTCTTACATACATGCAGAAGGATATCCCGCAGCAGAAATGAAACACGGGCCAATTGCGCTGATAGATGAAAATATGCCGGTTATCATCATTGCCACCAATCAATCAGCTTATGACAAGGTTATCAGCAATATTCAGGAAGTAAAAGCAAGGAAGGCAATAGTTATTTCAATCATAACCGAAAATGATGTAAAAATTCGGGAAATGTCCGATTATTTTATAGAGATTCCTGAAACAGAAGAACCACTTTCACCATTGTTGTCTGTGATACCTCTTCAACTACTTGCTTACCATATTGCTGTACTCCGATCCTGTGATGTGGATCAACCGAGGAATCTTGCTAAGTCTGTTACTGTTGAATAG
- a CDS encoding DUF4270 family protein: MQFRKFIIVGCLLLLISTLFVRCNDPILVGGDLLDSEKFNIGYSDNFILRSETVEGRVPPTYINGTNTQTYMIGQLDDPVFGKISAELYLFNFLQPNFKPTFTTTANSILFDSLVLVLQLDTMGTYGAETATHKIELFQLNESYRKLDTILSNTQFDYNTTLLAQNTLEIRPKDSISLKNHINGNVIKQPAQVRLKLNDDFGRALITNNTAATNDTAFVDYIKGFFIRSTPLTGPSLMGFNFSINSLNTQQSWNKLIMYYTEGDTLKKQYEYPIHTATANRFVHNRNGSALSDFVNVPSNGDSLCFIQGMGGAKTVIHFDDISFLSDKTINSAVLEITVADNPSIPGYYPAASQLYASRTTDAGKLELIADILPFTLQPPLIDFRISFGGGLQTTGGLKKYSLNVTNHLKAAIKNPDFKSEILLSPVPVNSIPFRFSELLIAESSTPGRVVLYGAKHSQYPMKLKVSYTEK; this comes from the coding sequence ATGCAGTTTAGAAAATTTATTATTGTAGGATGTCTGTTACTTCTGATTTCTACATTATTTGTCCGATGTAATGATCCTATACTGGTGGGAGGGGATTTGTTGGATTCAGAGAAGTTTAATATTGGTTATTCCGACAATTTTATTCTCAGGTCTGAAACAGTAGAAGGACGGGTTCCGCCTACGTACATAAACGGGACAAATACACAAACCTACATGATTGGTCAATTGGATGACCCTGTCTTTGGAAAAATTTCAGCAGAATTATATCTTTTCAATTTCCTGCAACCTAATTTTAAACCAACTTTTACTACCACAGCCAATAGTATACTATTTGACTCATTGGTATTGGTACTTCAATTGGACACAATGGGAACTTATGGTGCTGAAACAGCTACCCATAAAATCGAATTGTTTCAACTCAATGAATCATACAGAAAGTTGGATACCATACTTTCAAATACCCAATTTGATTATAACACTACACTATTAGCTCAAAATACATTAGAAATAAGACCGAAAGATTCCATTAGTCTTAAAAACCATATAAACGGTAATGTGATCAAACAACCGGCACAGGTACGACTTAAACTAAATGATGATTTTGGCAGAGCTTTAATCACCAATAATACTGCAGCTACTAATGATACTGCTTTTGTGGATTATATCAAGGGATTTTTTATCAGGTCCACACCTTTAACCGGTCCTTCCTTAATGGGTTTTAACTTTTCAATCAATTCCCTTAATACACAACAGTCCTGGAACAAACTGATAATGTACTATACAGAAGGCGATACATTGAAAAAACAATATGAATATCCTATCCATACTGCTACTGCAAATCGTTTTGTACACAACAGAAATGGCTCTGCATTGTCAGATTTTGTGAATGTTCCTTCTAATGGAGACAGCCTTTGTTTTATACAAGGGATGGGAGGTGCAAAAACAGTTATTCATTTTGACGATATCAGTTTTCTGTCAGATAAAACAATCAACAGTGCAGTTCTTGAAATAACAGTTGCTGATAATCCATCAATACCGGGTTATTATCCGGCTGCATCTCAATTGTATGCCAGTAGAACTACGGATGCCGGAAAGTTAGAACTTATTGCAGACATCTTACCTTTCACTCTTCAGCCACCGCTGATTGATTTCAGAATTTCATTCGGAGGTGGTCTTCAGACAACAGGAGGGTTAAAAAAATATTCTCTGAATGTTACTAATCATCTGAAAGCAGCAATTAAAAACCCTGATTTTAAATCGGAAATTCTATTAAGTCCTGTTCCTGTTAACTCTATTCCATTCAGATTTAGTGAATTGTTAATAGCTGAATCATCTACACCAGGCAGGGTAGTGTTGTATGGTGCAAAACATTCTCAATATCCGATGAAACTGAAAGTCAGTTATACAGAAAAGTAA
- a CDS encoding glycogen/starch synthase, protein MSKKKVLFVTQEMKPYTELSILSDLARKLPQYAQDGGYELRVLMPKFGIINERRHRLHEVVRLSGMNIIVDDEDYPLIIKVASLPGARMQVYFLDNEEFFKRKAVFDDDNSTPFVDNPERLVFFCKGVMETVKKFGWAPDIVHLHGQITSLIPLYMKKAYRNDPVFQDAKIIYSIYNNELGHSFDDKFKEIAAINDLDKDDLGIYGDNNNINLDLGAIKYSDALMAGNELSNDIVKSYGKDHNLPFQEHIEDLDENVKSSIDFYKTLLAE, encoded by the coding sequence ATGAGTAAAAAGAAAGTTCTTTTTGTTACCCAGGAAATGAAACCTTACACCGAATTGTCAATTTTATCGGATTTGGCAAGAAAATTACCACAATACGCACAGGATGGAGGTTATGAACTTCGTGTACTTATGCCGAAATTTGGTATTATCAATGAAAGAAGACATCGTCTGCATGAGGTTGTCAGATTATCCGGTATGAATATCATTGTAGATGACGAGGATTACCCGTTAATAATTAAAGTAGCATCTTTGCCCGGTGCAAGAATGCAGGTTTATTTTCTTGATAACGAAGAATTCTTCAAGCGCAAGGCAGTGTTTGACGATGACAATTCCACTCCATTTGTTGATAATCCTGAAAGATTGGTATTCTTTTGTAAAGGTGTCATGGAAACCGTCAAAAAATTTGGGTGGGCGCCAGATATTGTTCACTTACATGGACAGATTACAAGTCTTATTCCTTTGTACATGAAAAAAGCATATCGGAATGACCCCGTATTTCAGGATGCAAAAATAATATACTCTATCTATAATAATGAGCTGGGTCATTCGTTTGATGATAAGTTTAAAGAGATAGCAGCGATTAACGATCTGGACAAAGATGATCTGGGCATTTATGGTGACAACAATAATATAAACCTTGATTTAGGTGCTATAAAATATTCAGATGCCCTGATGGCTGGCAACGAATTGTCCAATGATATCGTTAAAAGTTATGGAAAAGATCACAACCTTCCTTTTCAGGAGCACATTGAAGATCTGGATGAAAATGTAAAAAGTTCAATCGATTTTTACAAAACATTATTAGCTGAATAA
- a CDS encoding DUF819 family protein, translated as MQHFFFLNANPIFTNDAVVLGLLMIALAFVFYTSGQKSGFWSKFYIYVPPLLLCYFIPALFNWPLNLISGDVSKLYTVASRYLLPASLILLCLSIDIKGLFNLGSKALIMFFAATAGIIIGGPLALLFAINFIPDVVTALPDGELWKGMSTIAGSWIGGGANQAAMKEIFEVKDDLFGTMIVVDVIVANIWMGFLLYGANISDKIDKWLGADNSAIEDLKTRISDYRASVEKNPTTTDLMILMAVAFGGVGMSHLLADITIPVMEVNKDWLSQYNLTSLNSHFFWMVVYATTIGLIASFTRARSLEGAGASKWGSVFIYVLVATIGMKMNLGEVFNNLGLFVIGLVWMLTHVTILLIVAYFIKAPFFFVAVGSQANIGGAASAPVVASAFSPSLAPVGVLMAVLGYALGTYGALICAQIMSGIS; from the coding sequence ATGCAACATTTTTTCTTTTTGAATGCCAACCCGATTTTTACAAACGACGCAGTAGTTTTGGGTCTCCTGATGATTGCACTTGCGTTTGTATTTTACACATCAGGACAAAAATCAGGATTCTGGTCCAAATTTTATATATATGTACCTCCACTTCTGTTATGCTACTTTATTCCTGCTTTATTTAACTGGCCATTAAACCTTATTTCCGGGGATGTTTCAAAATTATACACAGTTGCTTCGCGATATCTACTACCGGCATCACTAATTCTACTTTGTCTGAGTATCGATATCAAAGGATTATTCAATTTGGGTTCAAAAGCCTTGATTATGTTTTTTGCAGCTACCGCAGGAATTATAATAGGTGGTCCATTGGCGTTATTATTTGCAATAAATTTTATACCGGATGTGGTAACAGCACTACCTGATGGTGAATTATGGAAAGGAATGTCCACGATTGCCGGCAGTTGGATAGGTGGCGGAGCTAATCAGGCAGCAATGAAAGAAATCTTTGAAGTAAAAGATGATTTGTTTGGTACTATGATCGTAGTAGACGTTATAGTTGCAAATATATGGATGGGTTTTCTGTTATATGGAGCAAATATATCTGACAAAATTGACAAATGGCTTGGTGCAGACAATTCAGCTATAGAAGACCTTAAAACCAGAATTTCAGACTACAGAGCGAGTGTTGAAAAAAACCCTACCACAACAGATCTGATGATATTGATGGCGGTTGCATTTGGAGGAGTTGGTATGTCACATTTACTGGCAGATATTACTATACCGGTAATGGAAGTCAATAAAGATTGGTTGAGCCAATACAATCTCACTTCGTTAAACAGCCATTTTTTCTGGATGGTGGTATATGCAACAACCATTGGGTTGATAGCATCATTTACAAGAGCCAGAAGTTTGGAAGGTGCAGGTGCATCCAAGTGGGGCTCAGTATTCATATATGTATTGGTGGCCACTATTGGAATGAAGATGAATCTGGGTGAAGTTTTCAATAATTTAGGATTATTTGTCATCGGATTAGTGTGGATGCTTACTCATGTAACGATATTGTTGATCGTGGCCTATTTTATTAAAGCTCCATTCTTTTTCGTAGCTGTGGGTAGTCAGGCCAATATCGGGGGAGCAGCTTCTGCGCCGGTGGTTGCATCAGCATTCAGTCCATCTCTTGCACCTGTTGGAGTTTTAATGGCAGTACTGGGATATGCATTGGGCACTTATGGCGCTTTGATATGTGCACAGATCATGTCAGGCATTAGTTAA
- a CDS encoding DUF3078 domain-containing protein: protein MRNLFLSITAIFCIVCNLNGQTLDELKLQKSVLEEKLKPIKAEIDPIQSEIDAINAKISTFPGWYKGLFGTVGLNFTGLNNWFANPNPNSNTTALLGSFNFFANKLETKYFWRNSASLNLGRQYLKKDNETQGEWQTTTDVLNATSLYGYKLSEKIAISTLGELRTAVLSSETRFNPVFLDLGVGITYTPQSNLVIVLHPLNYNFIFAKDETQFTSSLGTKFMVDYNSTLYKGIKWRSNLSGFFSYKSADPSLHNGTWTNAFSFTLVKGIGVGIEHAIRINKQEVDATQSYYMVGLTYKI from the coding sequence ATGAGAAATTTATTTTTATCAATCACTGCTATTTTTTGCATTGTATGTAATTTGAATGGACAGACACTGGATGAATTAAAATTACAAAAATCTGTTCTTGAAGAAAAGCTAAAGCCGATTAAGGCAGAAATTGATCCCATCCAATCAGAAATCGATGCTATTAACGCTAAAATATCAACTTTCCCCGGTTGGTACAAAGGCTTATTCGGAACGGTGGGATTGAATTTTACTGGTCTGAACAATTGGTTTGCCAATCCAAATCCCAATTCAAATACGACAGCACTACTGGGAAGTTTTAACTTTTTTGCTAATAAGCTTGAAACGAAATACTTCTGGAGAAACTCAGCCAGTCTTAATCTTGGAAGGCAATACCTGAAAAAGGATAACGAAACGCAAGGCGAATGGCAAACAACCACTGATGTATTGAATGCAACATCTTTGTATGGTTACAAACTTTCTGAAAAAATTGCTATTTCAACTTTAGGTGAACTTCGTACTGCTGTATTATCAAGTGAAACCAGATTTAATCCCGTGTTTCTGGATCTTGGAGTCGGGATTACCTATACTCCACAATCCAATCTTGTCATTGTCTTACACCCCCTCAACTATAACTTCATCTTCGCAAAGGATGAAACACAATTCACTTCTTCTTTAGGAACAAAATTCATGGTAGATTACAACAGTACACTTTATAAAGGCATCAAATGGAGGTCTAATCTTTCGGGCTTCTTCAGTTATAAAAGTGCAGATCCAAGTCTTCACAACGGTACATGGACCAATGCATTTTCATTTACACTTGTGAAAGGTATTGGTGTGGGTATCGAGCACGCAATCAGAATTAACAAACAGGAAGTTGACGCCACGCAATCCTATTATATGGTTGGCTTAACTTATAAAATTTAA